One Candidatus Binatota bacterium DNA segment encodes these proteins:
- the crcB gene encoding fluoride efflux transporter CrcB: MGWLAVAGALGALSRYGMGALAYRTLGTALPWGTLLVNVVGCFLLGFIMHYGLANAALSRTVRLAVTVGFLGSFTTFSTFGYETLRYLESGATTLALANIALNLLVGLAAVWAGLALARTVLGSL, from the coding sequence CTGGGATGGTTGGCAGTGGCGGGGGCGCTGGGCGCACTGAGCCGCTACGGCATGGGAGCGCTGGCCTACCGCACGCTGGGCACGGCGCTGCCCTGGGGCACACTGCTGGTAAACGTAGTGGGCTGTTTCCTGCTCGGCTTCATCATGCACTACGGGCTGGCCAACGCGGCCCTGTCGCGCACGGTCAGGTTGGCGGTAACGGTGGGATTCCTTGGATCATTCACTACTTTTTCGACCTTTGGATACGAGACCCTGCGCTACCTTGAAAGCGGCGCTACCACGCTGGCGCTGGCCAACATAGCGCTCAATCTGCTGGTGGGCCTGGCCGCGGTCTGGGCCGGACTGGCACTGGCCCGTACGGTGCTGGGCAGCTTATAG